Proteins encoded together in one uncultured Sphaerochaeta sp. window:
- a CDS encoding transcriptional regulator yields the protein MSSLLLAIVGAGKADSLMQLAKESGSSGGTILRGRGTASSSLLCLLGLGDADKEVLLTLVDDGVEQTVWDALSRFPHTRGLLASVPASRNEDHPVVKEHSFDLIYMICASGFADDIMAAARKAGAGGGTIMEGRGTATSEDIDFFSASLVPEKEMLIILLPHTERDAVMEAVSKLPFLQEEGSGIAFSVPVQKVATLR from the coding sequence ATGAGTAGCTTGTTGTTGGCTATTGTAGGAGCAGGAAAAGCAGATTCACTCATGCAACTTGCAAAAGAGTCAGGGAGCAGTGGGGGTACCATTCTCAGGGGACGCGGCACTGCTTCAAGTTCATTGCTCTGTCTTTTGGGCCTAGGTGATGCAGACAAGGAAGTGTTGCTTACCTTGGTTGATGATGGGGTTGAACAAACGGTGTGGGATGCGCTTTCAAGATTTCCCCATACCAGAGGACTGCTTGCATCTGTTCCTGCAAGCAGGAATGAAGATCATCCAGTTGTGAAAGAGCATTCATTTGACTTGATATACATGATCTGTGCTAGCGGATTTGCTGATGATATCATGGCCGCAGCCCGTAAGGCAGGGGCCGGAGGTGGGACGATTATGGAAGGAAGGGGAACGGCAACCTCGGAGGATATCGACTTTTTCTCCGCATCCTTGGTTCCCGAGAAAGAAATGCTCATAATCCTTCTTCCCCACACAGAACGTGATGCGGTAATGGAGGCTGTATCCAAGCTTCCTTTCTTGCAGGAAGAGGGAAGCGGTATAGCCTTTAGTGTTCCAGTACAAAAGGTTGCTACACTCAGATAG
- the asd gene encoding aspartate-semialdehyde dehydrogenase, with protein MEKKIKVAVMGATGAVGQVFMWMLADHPWFELTYATASASRVGLKYASTVHWVMPFEMPKKIRDVEVKEFNIEAMQEEGVQIVFSALPAEVASEAEPQLRDNGFFVFSNAASMRYDPNVPILIPETNIEQLDLVQAQGYPEKGFVVTNANCVTTGLAMALAPLRKYGIKNIMLHSYQSVSGAGYPGLSSFDITDNCIPFIRGEEEKIEKEIKKILTIDPEVYCFTVRVPVMFGHLEAVWLDLEQDVEVEDIVKDWADFKNVPDLPSTAVQPVEYGADPTFPQPKYAFWGNPSGMVVYTGRLKKKNGKIGFLLMVNNIVKGAAGGSIQNAEAFVKKFGLI; from the coding sequence ATGGAGAAGAAAATTAAAGTTGCCGTAATGGGTGCCACAGGTGCAGTTGGACAGGTTTTTATGTGGATGCTTGCAGATCATCCTTGGTTTGAGCTCACGTATGCAACAGCATCAGCTTCTCGTGTCGGCTTGAAATATGCCTCCACAGTGCACTGGGTCATGCCATTTGAAATGCCCAAGAAAATCAGGGACGTGGAAGTAAAGGAATTTAATATTGAAGCAATGCAGGAAGAAGGGGTACAGATTGTGTTCTCCGCCCTTCCCGCTGAGGTTGCCAGTGAAGCTGAACCACAGCTTCGAGATAACGGATTCTTTGTGTTCTCGAACGCGGCTTCCATGCGTTATGATCCCAATGTTCCCATTCTTATCCCGGAAACCAATATTGAACAGCTTGATCTTGTACAGGCACAAGGATATCCCGAAAAGGGTTTTGTGGTAACCAATGCCAACTGCGTCACCACTGGGTTGGCAATGGCTCTGGCCCCACTACGGAAATATGGTATCAAAAATATCATGTTGCACAGCTACCAGAGTGTCAGTGGAGCAGGCTATCCAGGTCTCTCTTCCTTCGATATCACCGATAACTGTATTCCCTTCATCAGGGGAGAGGAAGAGAAGATCGAGAAAGAGATCAAGAAGATCCTTACCATTGATCCAGAGGTATATTGTTTCACCGTCCGAGTACCGGTCATGTTTGGACACCTTGAAGCTGTCTGGTTGGATCTGGAGCAGGATGTTGAGGTTGAGGACATTGTCAAGGATTGGGCAGATTTCAAGAATGTACCAGACCTTCCTTCCACCGCAGTACAGCCTGTTGAATATGGTGCAGATCCCACCTTCCCGCAGCCCAAGTATGCCTTCTGGGGGAATCCCAGTGGAATGGTGGTGTACACCGGCCGCTTGAAGAAGAAGAATGGAAAGATCGGATTCCTCCTGATGGTCAACAACATCGTAAAGGGCGCAGCTGGTGGTTCAATCCAGAATGCTGAAGCCTTTGTGAAGAAGTTCGGCCTTATTTAA
- a CDS encoding PIN domain-containing protein, with translation MTLIHFRRFDTLDWQSILDTSEEVSLIITPIVLRELNTKKDSDQNKGIRKRSGDILKVLEKYQDNGEIKEGINLNFISIEPQVDWKQIGLDPDVGDDRLIASMINEEDVSKLILVTSDFGLKLKARNWEIKTVKLDDSLKENIRIDADAKKIKELERKLSHYENASPKLELYVKESPDSKFHEFKYIKVSGIDSSAIDAEIEKLKSELEYKVPIVNGIVFGANILGGFNEISESEIERYKSEVNEYLEKKRAYPKNKNQYENHQSRLFTLNLILSNTGGKVASNIDIFIHFPDGFEILEKKVASRYHEPSPPARPTPPRTAFQMLEMNHSSFDIKTISSMIPRPHNFTPLELGVDYFLESINKTQSYEVHFQVKKLKQNMKMALDPICILFRSYDEIKPFSFDYVINVENHPDEFVGKYHIKFELVDNVI, from the coding sequence ATGACATTAATTCATTTTAGACGATTTGATACACTTGACTGGCAATCAATTCTTGATACCAGTGAAGAGGTATCATTGATTATTACCCCAATTGTTTTAAGGGAATTGAATACGAAAAAGGACTCCGATCAAAACAAAGGAATACGAAAAAGGTCAGGGGATATTTTAAAGGTATTGGAAAAATATCAGGATAACGGAGAAATTAAAGAGGGTATTAATTTAAATTTTATTTCTATTGAGCCTCAAGTCGATTGGAAACAGATTGGTTTGGATCCTGATGTAGGTGATGATAGGTTGATAGCTTCAATGATTAATGAGGAGGATGTCTCCAAACTCATACTAGTTACGTCAGACTTTGGTTTAAAATTAAAAGCAAGAAACTGGGAAATTAAAACGGTAAAGCTTGATGATTCCTTGAAAGAAAATATCCGTATTGATGCTGATGCGAAAAAGATAAAAGAACTGGAACGGAAATTATCACACTATGAGAATGCTAGCCCGAAACTCGAACTATATGTTAAGGAATCTCCTGATTCTAAGTTTCATGAATTCAAATATATAAAAGTTTCTGGTATTGATTCCAGTGCCATTGATGCAGAAATTGAGAAATTGAAAAGTGAGCTTGAATATAAAGTACCAATAGTAAATGGTATAGTGTTCGGTGCAAATATTCTCGGTGGATTCAATGAAATTTCGGAAAGTGAGATTGAAAGATACAAGAGTGAGGTTAACGAATATCTAGAAAAGAAACGTGCCTATCCCAAAAATAAAAATCAATATGAGAATCATCAATCTCGCTTATTTACTTTGAATCTGATTCTATCAAATACAGGAGGAAAGGTTGCTTCCAACATTGATATTTTTATCCATTTCCCTGACGGATTTGAAATATTGGAAAAGAAGGTTGCATCTAGATATCATGAACCAAGTCCTCCTGCAAGACCAACTCCTCCTCGAACTGCGTTCCAGATGCTGGAAATGAACCATAGTAGTTTTGACATTAAAACTATTAGCTCTATGATTCCAAGACCACACAATTTTACTCCATTGGAATTAGGAGTTGATTATTTCCTAGAGAGTATTAACAAGACTCAAAGTTATGAGGTTCATTTTCAAGTTAAAAAATTGAAGCAGAACATGAAAATGGCATTGGATCCTATATGTATACTTTTCAGATCTTATGATGAAATCAAACCATTCTCTTTTGACTACGTGATTAATGTTGAAAATCATCCGGATGAGTTTGTAGGGAAATATCACATCAAGTTCGAGCTAGTTGATAATGTCATATGA
- a CDS encoding DUF1538 domain-containing protein, which translates to MEALKKVKEVGLSILPVLLLVTLLHFFVTPLSEGMLSSFLIGGVLIILGLSLFLLGTDIGLIPIGERIGSAVTRKKRLSLLLITALLVGMAIIFAEPNISVLLEQVSLVAPSISPLSMLLSIALGVGIFLMIAMVRVILHVGLKWVYAISYLLLLVLGIFSKPDFLGIAFDSGGAATGPLAVPFIMALGVGIAHVQKSQTDADNFGYVSLALIGPTMAMLVLSLFSGDGNTAVQTTSSVPQIQPFLSLFAPSTQQVLSSLLPLVVLCILYQIFLVRMPARQLIRMAFGLVYASLGLILFFVGVNGGFIPVGYQIGYQLGQLNESLLLLFGLVIGAVTVLSEPSVAVLIDQVQEITQGHLRKPIMLAALSIGVGGSGLMAMFRIIHSLPIWYFLVPVYGLAVLLSFRVPDLFVGLSFDSGSVSSGPLASTFILSFAIGASTSVGGDPVSDAFGIIIFVSMTPVVIVQLLGLLYKRKQAKLEKGGKGQ; encoded by the coding sequence ATGGAGGCGCTTAAAAAGGTGAAGGAAGTGGGGCTTTCCATCCTCCCTGTCCTCTTGCTGGTAACGTTACTCCATTTCTTTGTAACTCCATTGAGCGAAGGGATGCTCTCTTCCTTTCTCATCGGTGGGGTGCTGATTATTCTCGGCCTTTCCCTATTCTTGCTTGGCACTGATATTGGTCTTATCCCGATCGGAGAGCGAATAGGATCTGCGGTAACGAGAAAGAAGCGGCTCTCCCTGTTGTTGATTACCGCTTTATTGGTAGGTATGGCAATCATCTTTGCCGAGCCGAATATCAGTGTCTTACTCGAGCAAGTCTCGCTGGTAGCTCCCTCCATTTCTCCTCTCTCCATGCTTCTATCCATAGCTCTCGGTGTTGGCATTTTCCTGATGATTGCCATGGTCCGTGTGATCCTGCATGTAGGGCTGAAGTGGGTCTACGCAATCAGCTATCTTCTACTGCTTGTACTGGGAATATTCAGCAAACCTGATTTCCTGGGTATTGCCTTTGACAGCGGTGGAGCGGCAACAGGTCCCCTTGCTGTTCCTTTTATTATGGCTCTTGGTGTTGGTATTGCTCACGTACAGAAAAGCCAAACGGATGCAGACAACTTCGGCTACGTTTCCTTGGCCCTTATCGGCCCTACCATGGCCATGTTGGTGCTTTCCCTATTCAGTGGAGATGGCAATACAGCTGTGCAGACTACTTCATCAGTACCGCAGATACAGCCCTTTCTCTCGCTCTTTGCACCAAGCACACAGCAGGTGCTTTCCTCCTTGCTTCCACTGGTCGTGTTATGCATCCTTTACCAGATATTCCTGGTGAGAATGCCAGCCAGGCAGTTGATTCGTATGGCATTTGGTTTGGTGTATGCCAGTCTTGGCCTTATCCTGTTTTTCGTTGGGGTGAATGGTGGGTTTATTCCGGTCGGTTACCAGATCGGCTATCAGCTTGGACAGCTCAATGAGAGCCTCTTGCTGCTATTTGGACTGGTTATCGGTGCGGTTACGGTGCTCAGTGAGCCATCGGTAGCCGTTTTAATCGATCAGGTACAGGAGATAACCCAAGGACATCTGAGAAAGCCAATAATGCTCGCAGCCCTCTCGATCGGAGTAGGGGGGAGCGGTCTGATGGCCATGTTCCGTATCATACACAGCCTTCCCATCTGGTACTTCCTGGTTCCGGTCTATGGCCTTGCAGTGCTGCTCTCTTTCCGGGTTCCGGATCTTTTTGTAGGGCTCTCCTTCGATAGTGGGAGTGTAAGCTCAGGCCCTCTGGCTTCTACGTTCATTCTCAGTTTTGCCATAGGAGCCTCTACCTCAGTGGGGGGGGACCCTGTCAGTGATGCATTCGGGATTATCATTTTTGTATCCATGACACCTGTGGTGATAGTCCAACTCTTAGGCTTGCTCTACAAACGAAAACAAGCCAAGCTGGAAAAAGGAGGAAAAGGACAATGA
- a CDS encoding methyltransferase domain-containing protein translates to MRNRGIEVFPGIAEKLPFLLQQFDYALMVTTICFIDDIEQSFKEAWRVLKPNGIIIIGFVDSESKIAQTYLKRKHESIFYQDATFYSTKEVLEHLQNAGFKESSTIQTLFPEPNLDAIKSGFGEGSFVVITSHK, encoded by the coding sequence ATACGTAATCGTGGAATTGAGGTATTCCCTGGCATTGCTGAAAAACTCCCCTTCCTACTTCAACAATTTGATTATGCACTAATGGTCACTACCATATGTTTTATCGATGATATTGAACAATCGTTCAAGGAAGCATGGAGAGTGTTGAAACCAAATGGAATTATCATCATCGGTTTTGTAGACAGTGAAAGCAAGATTGCCCAAACGTACCTTAAGAGAAAACATGAAAGCATATTCTATCAAGATGCAACATTCTATTCGACAAAAGAAGTATTGGAACATCTACAAAACGCTGGATTTAAAGAATCGTCCACGATACAAACCCTCTTTCCTGAACCAAACTTGGATGCAATCAAATCAGGATTCGGAGAAGGATCTTTTGTTGTCATAACATCTCATAAATGA
- a CDS encoding cyclic nucleotide-binding domain-containing protein codes for MSDIHDDKHPVFEVQKGTIIYEQGSSCSTMFLLESGTVGLYLNYHTPQQFQLFEISKPNSSLGEMGLFEQEPRNATAVALSDCQLVEISQESFPAFIASHPEATKQIILDLSQRFKMAIQEVRNSQQIILESLEALKEAQANKKDSLKERIRKISDYLLDIPEDVPPELYLSFNSRFHGTMF; via the coding sequence ATGAGTGATATACACGATGACAAACACCCGGTATTCGAAGTTCAGAAGGGAACCATCATCTATGAACAGGGTTCGTCCTGTTCCACCATGTTTCTTCTGGAAAGTGGTACTGTCGGGTTGTACCTGAACTACCATACACCCCAGCAATTTCAGCTCTTCGAGATATCCAAGCCCAATTCCAGCTTGGGAGAGATGGGACTGTTTGAGCAGGAGCCACGCAATGCCACAGCTGTTGCCCTCAGTGATTGCCAGCTGGTCGAGATTTCCCAAGAGAGTTTCCCTGCTTTTATTGCATCACATCCTGAAGCCACAAAGCAGATCATTCTTGATCTGAGCCAGCGGTTCAAGATGGCGATTCAGGAAGTAAGGAACAGCCAGCAGATCATTCTGGAAAGTCTGGAAGCATTGAAAGAGGCACAGGCAAACAAGAAGGATAGCTTGAAGGAACGGATCCGGAAGATTTCCGATTACCTGCTTGATATTCCCGAGGATGTTCCTCCTGAACTCTATCTAAGCTTCAATTCGCGGTTTCATGGGACTATGTTTTAA
- a CDS encoding NUDIX domain-containing protein has product MREYWDLYDHARKPLGRIHQRGLPLGEGEYHVVVSVWTVNQDGKILITLRSEEKELFPGHWENTAGSVMRGETSLDAALRELREETGIEATPEEITCLGTVLKIASFVDIFLVRKMLDPDSIQLQKGETTAYRWVSYDELKEMDRQGKLAFPLFSPFQMAMENEC; this is encoded by the coding sequence ATGAGGGAATATTGGGATCTCTATGACCATGCAAGAAAGCCTCTGGGAAGAATTCACCAGAGAGGCCTCCCCCTAGGTGAGGGTGAGTATCATGTTGTGGTTTCAGTGTGGACCGTGAATCAGGATGGGAAAATACTCATCACCCTCCGTTCTGAAGAGAAGGAACTGTTTCCCGGGCATTGGGAGAATACCGCAGGATCGGTAATGAGAGGGGAGACCAGTTTGGATGCTGCACTGAGGGAGTTGAGGGAAGAAACCGGCATTGAAGCTACCCCTGAAGAAATCACCTGCTTGGGGACCGTGCTCAAAATAGCTTCATTTGTCGATATCTTTCTGGTGAGAAAAATGCTTGACCCCGATTCCATTCAACTGCAGAAAGGAGAGACTACTGCCTACCGTTGGGTTTCCTACGATGAGTTGAAAGAGATGGACAGACAAGGCAAGCTTGCCTTTCCTCTTTTCTCCCCTTTCCAGATGGCAATGGAAAACGAATGCTAA
- a CDS encoding DUF4236 domain-containing protein, with translation MGHYRFRRSVKILPGVRVNINAKSTSVAFGGKGFTRTVSSTGRVTNTIGIPGTGIHYTEVEKQGKPNRSAAVVSSNSNVHPSVAPKATKIPRNFKPILHTSDKKKSKEAITNASTQGFGNARGPSKARSESNLQAFYSVAIIMILSFVVPVAIMVFSDIFKS, from the coding sequence ATGGGACACTATAGATTCAGGCGTAGCGTAAAGATCCTTCCAGGGGTTCGGGTCAATATCAATGCCAAGAGTACCAGTGTGGCCTTTGGCGGCAAAGGATTCACCAGGACGGTGTCATCTACGGGGAGGGTCACGAACACCATTGGCATTCCCGGTACGGGTATCCACTACACGGAAGTGGAGAAACAAGGAAAACCGAACCGATCGGCAGCTGTCGTATCGAGCAATTCTAATGTTCATCCATCTGTAGCACCCAAGGCAACAAAGATTCCACGTAACTTTAAACCGATTCTACATACATCGGATAAAAAGAAATCTAAGGAGGCAATAACTAATGCCTCTACGCAGGGTTTTGGGAATGCTCGTGGGCCGTCAAAGGCTAGGAGTGAATCGAATCTACAAGCGTTCTACAGTGTGGCAATCATTATGATTCTCTCATTTGTAGTACCTGTAGCAATCATGGTTTTCAGCGATATATTTAAATCATAA
- a CDS encoding S24 family peptidase: MGVNIHWLVTGNGPMYLNSKESIPPASMGTLSESPMPYSLTSKKELAGIPQNEDSIPIPFISQKLSAGPGQIWNEDCFTDDVIAIPTRMVKRFKGYKLGAAEVRGDSMDPSLQNGDIIIFAEKMISGNGIYTLSIDAEVYVKRIEFDLFDETLRVISDNPKYDAKILPADTDRVQILGKIIGRFLVYW, translated from the coding sequence ATGGGAGTTAATATTCATTGGCTTGTAACCGGTAATGGTCCTATGTACTTGAATTCCAAGGAGTCCATTCCTCCGGCAAGTATGGGTACCCTCTCTGAATCACCGATGCCATATTCGTTAACGAGTAAAAAAGAATTAGCAGGCATACCCCAAAATGAAGATTCTATTCCAATCCCTTTCATATCCCAAAAGCTCTCTGCAGGACCTGGCCAAATCTGGAATGAAGATTGCTTTACTGATGACGTAATCGCCATCCCTACCAGGATGGTCAAGCGTTTCAAGGGCTATAAGCTTGGGGCTGCGGAAGTCAGGGGGGATTCAATGGATCCTTCTCTTCAGAATGGGGACATAATCATATTTGCAGAGAAGATGATATCTGGTAACGGCATCTATACACTCTCCATCGATGCCGAGGTATATGTGAAGCGGATTGAATTTGATCTCTTCGATGAGACTCTCCGGGTTATCAGTGACAACCCTAAATATGATGCAAAGATTCTTCCTGCAGACACTGACAGGGTTCAGATACTGGGCAAGATCATCGGAAGGTTTTTGGTGTATTGGTAA
- a CDS encoding U32 family peptidase — translation MTELALPAGSLQSALTAFKEGADAVYLGLKSFSARANATNFTFEDLAKLRQVALTEGKKIYVTVNTLIEESELDEAYKTLKHIDFIGCDGIIVQDLGLINLVKTYAPSLSLHASTQLAVHTITGVQELVRLGFERVVLARELTFQEVKRIRESCKDVELKVFIHGALCYSFSGLCTASEQLCGRSANRGSCAQICRNYFTVEHDSAVPSALSPIPQGVKDGWFFSMSDMKAGPVAKELEELGIESLKVEGRMKSPAYTGLAARYYRAVLDGDDSAEELDEALSVVFSRRQTSGWLASYGREKQDFTIRRAPTLGSTSYPGHRGIKAARITLVKSDSVMVTLLTDVALRDGLMYFIRSQRQPIDTIKFGINTLIDQRGRSITEAYEGESVAIPLPANAPRPHTGEFFYLISRHDQNPALISEALPLSKHPLDMTFTLEEGLLSIQCQYGEATYEIPTSEARKPQETESNIVSIFSQSDTSFLTLGSINLVNRTQLSLEQIFLPLSVLKTIRRDWYDLLDRTLAQELTKSLVREPIAEKLEMSTLPPRSLLLTEQKIPYLELKTLAHAQQPLASLLFNHEDHYYLPLSPIMFDEDAFFADLDKVVARMKEENLLDSVSFGLNNLGQIAYFRDHQLPCFFDIYLYLANSEAANLALTFGLKMEGGYLWMERKETDTEYWPFIPTVVDDAFSPPLFISRSCFRHDSLRLSCEGCPYRGSWYVKGDNQRYRVIVEDCITTVVNA, via the coding sequence ATGACAGAACTCGCACTTCCCGCAGGATCCCTGCAATCAGCACTGACGGCCTTCAAAGAAGGGGCAGATGCTGTATATCTCGGGCTGAAAAGTTTTTCCGCTCGTGCAAACGCCACCAATTTCACCTTCGAGGACTTGGCAAAGCTTCGCCAAGTTGCGCTTACTGAAGGGAAAAAAATCTATGTTACCGTAAATACCCTCATCGAAGAGTCAGAACTGGATGAGGCATACAAGACACTCAAGCATATCGACTTCATCGGCTGTGACGGCATCATCGTCCAGGACCTAGGTTTGATCAACCTTGTGAAAACCTATGCCCCTAGCCTCTCTCTTCACGCAAGTACCCAGCTGGCCGTACATACCATCACCGGGGTACAAGAACTGGTTCGCCTTGGATTCGAACGAGTGGTGCTTGCAAGGGAACTGACGTTCCAGGAGGTCAAGCGAATTCGTGAATCGTGCAAGGATGTGGAACTGAAGGTGTTCATCCACGGCGCCCTCTGCTATAGCTTCTCAGGACTCTGTACGGCCAGCGAACAACTATGTGGCAGAAGTGCAAACAGAGGTAGCTGTGCCCAGATATGCAGAAACTACTTCACTGTTGAACATGACAGTGCTGTGCCGAGTGCGCTTTCCCCAATCCCACAAGGAGTCAAGGATGGTTGGTTCTTCTCCATGAGTGACATGAAAGCGGGCCCTGTTGCAAAGGAACTGGAAGAGTTGGGCATTGAAAGCCTGAAGGTGGAAGGGAGGATGAAAAGCCCTGCCTATACCGGCTTGGCAGCACGGTACTACCGTGCGGTCCTTGATGGGGATGATAGCGCTGAAGAGCTGGATGAGGCCCTCTCAGTGGTCTTCTCCCGTCGACAAACCTCTGGTTGGTTGGCCTCCTATGGACGAGAGAAACAAGACTTCACCATCAGAAGAGCCCCTACCCTCGGGAGTACAAGCTACCCAGGTCATCGTGGCATCAAGGCAGCAAGGATCACACTGGTTAAGAGTGATTCAGTCATGGTTACCCTGCTTACCGATGTAGCACTCCGAGATGGATTAATGTACTTCATCAGAAGCCAGAGGCAACCGATCGATACCATCAAATTTGGCATCAACACCCTGATAGACCAAAGAGGTAGGAGTATTACTGAAGCATATGAAGGCGAGTCGGTGGCAATACCACTACCAGCCAATGCTCCCCGTCCACACACCGGTGAATTCTTTTACCTGATCAGCAGACATGACCAGAATCCTGCCCTAATCAGTGAGGCACTTCCTCTCAGCAAGCATCCGCTCGACATGACATTTACCTTGGAAGAGGGCTTGTTGTCGATCCAATGCCAATATGGGGAAGCGACATACGAAATTCCCACGAGCGAGGCTCGCAAACCCCAAGAGACTGAGTCCAATATTGTTTCCATATTCAGCCAAAGTGATACCTCTTTCCTCACCCTTGGCTCCATCAACCTCGTGAATAGAACACAGCTCTCACTTGAGCAGATATTCCTACCTCTCTCAGTTCTCAAGACAATCAGACGTGACTGGTATGATCTTCTTGACCGGACGCTGGCCCAGGAGCTTACCAAGAGTCTAGTTCGTGAGCCCATTGCCGAGAAACTGGAAATGAGCACACTGCCTCCACGTTCCCTGCTACTTACTGAACAGAAAATCCCTTACCTCGAATTGAAGACTCTCGCACATGCACAGCAGCCACTTGCTTCCTTGCTCTTCAACCATGAGGATCACTATTACCTACCGTTAAGTCCGATTATGTTCGATGAGGATGCATTCTTCGCTGATTTGGACAAGGTTGTTGCCAGGATGAAGGAAGAGAATCTTTTGGATTCAGTCTCCTTTGGATTGAACAACTTGGGTCAGATTGCATATTTCAGGGATCATCAATTGCCTTGTTTCTTTGATATCTACCTATACCTGGCAAACAGCGAGGCGGCGAACCTAGCCCTTACGTTTGGATTGAAAATGGAGGGTGGTTATCTCTGGATGGAAAGAAAAGAGACAGATACAGAGTACTGGCCATTCATTCCCACTGTAGTGGATGATGCATTCAGTCCGCCGTTGTTCATCAGCCGATCATGTTTTCGCCATGACTCACTGCGATTAAGTTGCGAGGGATGTCCTTATAGGGGATCATGGTATGTGAAGGGTGACAACCAACGGTATCGGGTTATCGTAGAGGATTGCATCACTACCGTTGTGAACGCTTAG
- a CDS encoding MFS transporter has product MTTVQGKLATYNFCDRLSAMETKWVPKKEKFAYGFGCFGQNMLYNLMANFLLFFYTDIFGLLPAAAGMILLLARMWDAVNDPLMGMIADRTRSRWGKFRPYLLFTPILFVPFAVAAFSTPDFSPGGKIAWAAFTYIIFGMIYTASDVPFWAMSSTISEDTKERSSIVVYPRFMATVAIALATLATQPLILLFSVEGKPERGYQMTSLTYALLTVICFLIAFLFVKERVYANGQEKPKFSEIPKVFMANKPLLLVILSGLFTGIAQTGKLSMLIYYAKYNLQNELLYTLLAGINIPFILIGIATVPYLTNKVGKKRACIIYYAIFAAGSLGFFLTGWNNFFVLLFFNCISSIGMASPQVIQTAMIADTIEYGELKSGKRNEGTIFSSQTFLAKLTAAVTSIIIASTLSLVGYIPNMAQSSSTLWGIHSLTTLLPFLASIFGIIPILFYPLSEEKHHQIVEELHRRRMASD; this is encoded by the coding sequence GTGACAACAGTACAAGGGAAGCTTGCAACCTACAATTTCTGTGATAGACTTTCTGCTATGGAAACAAAATGGGTGCCAAAGAAGGAAAAGTTTGCCTATGGATTCGGCTGCTTCGGGCAGAACATGCTGTACAATCTTATGGCAAACTTTCTGCTGTTCTTCTATACAGACATCTTTGGTCTCCTACCCGCAGCCGCTGGGATGATTCTTCTGCTTGCACGGATGTGGGACGCAGTAAACGATCCTCTGATGGGAATGATTGCTGACCGTACACGCTCTCGATGGGGGAAATTCCGCCCCTATCTCTTATTCACCCCGATCCTCTTCGTACCCTTTGCGGTGGCTGCGTTCAGCACCCCTGACTTCTCCCCAGGAGGAAAAATCGCATGGGCTGCCTTCACGTATATCATTTTCGGCATGATTTACACGGCCAGTGATGTTCCCTTTTGGGCAATGAGCAGTACCATAAGCGAGGACACCAAGGAGAGAAGCAGCATTGTTGTCTACCCGCGTTTCATGGCGACTGTTGCCATTGCCTTGGCAACCTTGGCAACTCAGCCATTGATCCTTCTTTTCTCGGTGGAAGGGAAACCGGAGCGGGGCTACCAGATGACAAGCCTGACATATGCACTGCTGACCGTCATATGCTTTCTCATCGCCTTCCTGTTTGTGAAAGAGCGTGTCTATGCCAACGGGCAGGAGAAGCCCAAATTTTCCGAAATCCCCAAGGTTTTTATGGCCAATAAGCCGTTGTTGCTCGTTATTCTAAGCGGATTGTTTACCGGTATTGCGCAGACGGGAAAGCTCTCCATGCTGATCTACTACGCAAAATACAACCTCCAAAATGAATTGCTCTATACCCTGCTTGCTGGGATCAACATCCCTTTCATCCTAATCGGTATCGCAACTGTCCCCTACCTGACCAATAAAGTTGGCAAGAAGCGTGCGTGTATTATCTACTATGCCATCTTTGCTGCAGGAAGCCTGGGATTCTTCCTTACCGGCTGGAACAACTTCTTTGTACTGTTGTTCTTCAACTGTATCAGTTCGATAGGAATGGCAAGTCCACAGGTAATACAGACTGCCATGATCGCTGACACCATCGAATATGGTGAGCTGAAAAGTGGGAAACGCAATGAAGGCACCATTTTCAGCAGCCAGACATTCCTTGCAAAACTTACCGCAGCTGTCACTTCGATCATCATTGCCTCCACCCTCTCCTTGGTTGGGTATATTCCCAATATGGCACAGAGCAGCTCAACCCTTTGGGGAATCCATAGCCTTACCACCCTACTCCCATTTCTCGCCAGCATTTTCGGTATTATTCCAATCCTCTTCTACCCGCTGAGTGAGGAGAAGCATCACCAGATTGTCGAAGAGCTCCACCGACGTCGAATGGCTTCAGATTGA